The Alosa alosa isolate M-15738 ecotype Scorff River chromosome 9, AALO_Geno_1.1, whole genome shotgun sequence genome includes a region encoding these proteins:
- the mllt1a gene encoding protein ENL isoform X1 — MENQCTVQVKLELGHRAQLRKKVTSEGFTHDWMVFVRGPETGDIQHFVEKVVFRLHESFPKPKRVCKEPPYKVEESGYAGFLMPIEVYFKNKEEPKKVCFNYDLFLNLEGNPPVNHLRCEKLTFNNPTSEFRRKLIKAGGMQVVPEGAEAVSRPSPDYPMLPTIPLSAFSDPKKTKSSHGAKDPSKEGSGGSKGPKPHKLTKEHRERQRKDSESKGVSKGDGERDGATSGSSKSSREPPASSSSSSSTSSKKPSETKTKDEKVLPKAAFKEPKLTLKEAKLEGMSPKGGGGAGAGGGGGGLPPDAKAPSKRPSAVESPKPSVKKQKKSASGSASEPKGGAGGGVFTGTSPRVSSSSVVPPSYTDKKPPKEKGRWAKTKSDAPEVKEPKKIPESDDSNSEDEASSKSEQQSAPSSPTNSSSSSDSSSDSDFEPLQKQGQGPLRSMVEDLQSEESDEDDSSSEEETPVKNNPATRDRLSMDSESDSSDGPHRPNRDLAPPPQKHSSSIKVSGRKSPDQCCRPEKVLKKGYDKAYTEELVDLHRRLMDLRERNVLQQIVNLIEETGHFNVTNTTFDFDLFSLDESTVRKLQRYLEATPT; from the exons ATGGAGAACCAG TGTACGGTCCAGGTGAAGCTGGAGCTGGGCCATCGAGCGCAGCTGCGTAAGAAGGTGACGTCGGAGGGCTTCACGCACGACTGGATGGTGTTTGTGCGCGGTCCAGAGACGGGGGACATCCAGCACTTTGTGGAGAAGGTCGTCTTCCGGCTGCACGAGAGTTTCCCCAAACCCAAACGAG TCTGTAAGGAGCCGCCCTATAAGGTGGAGGAGTCCGGCTACGCAGGGTTTCTCATGCCCATCGAAGTTTACTTCAAGAACAAG GAAGAGCCAAAGAAGGTGTGCTTCAACTATGACCTCTTCCTGAACCTGGAGGGCAACCCACCTGTCAATCACCTGCGCTGCGAAAAGCTGACCTTCAATAACCCCACCAGTGAATTCCGCCGCAAGCTCATCAAGGCTGGAGGG ATGCAGGTGGTTCCTGAGGGAGCCGAGGCCGTGTCCAGACCCAGTCCCGACTACCCCATGCTGCCCACCATCCCCCTCTCCGCCTTCTCCGACCCCAAGAAAACCAAGAGCTCGCACGGGGCAAAG GACCCCAGTAAAGAGGGAAGTGGTGGGAGCAAAGGGCCCAAGCCCCACAAACTGACCAAGGAGCATCGGGAACGACAGCGCAAGGACTCCGAGAGCAAGGGCGTCTCCAAGGGCGACGGAGAGCGCGACGGCGCAACGAGCGGCAGCAGCAAGAGCTCCCGCGAGCCTCccgcctcctcctcgtcctcctcgtccACCTCGTCCAAGAAGCCCTCCGAGACGAAGACCAAGGATGAGAAGGTCCTGCCCAAGGCCGCCTTCAAGGAGCCCAAGCTCACGCTGAAGGAGGCCAAGCTGGAGGGCATGTCTcccaaggggggggggggcgcggGGGCAggcggtggtgggggggggctcCCGCCCGATGCCAAGGCGCCCAGCAAGCGTCCGTCGGCCGTGGAGTCGCCCAAACCCAGCgtgaagaagcagaagaagagTGCCTCTGGCTCCGCCTCCGAGCCCAAGGGTGGCGCCGGGGGCGGGGTTTTCACCGGCACCTCCCCCcgcgtctcctcctcctcagtagTGCCGCCCTCTTACACGGACAAGAAGCCGCCCAAGGAGAAGGGCCGCTGGGCCAAGACCAAGTCCGACGCACCGGAGGTCAAGGAGCCCAAGAAGATTCCGGAATCGGATGACTCCAACTCAGAGGATGAGGCATCGTCCAAGTCCGAG CAGCAGTCGGCTCCCTCCAGTCCCACCAACTCCAGTTCCAGCTCCGACTCCAGCTCTGACTCAGACTTTGAGCCCCTGCAGAAACAAGGCCAag GTCCTCTGCGGTCCATGGTGGAGGACCTGCAGTCGGAGGAGTCTGATGAGGACGACAGCAGTTCTGAGGAGGAGACGCCTGTGAAGAACAACCCAGCCACccgggacag ATTGAGCATGGACAGTGAGAGTGACAGCAGTGACGGACCACACCGGCCCAACAGGGACCTGGCTCCCCCGCCCCAGAAACACAGCTCCTCCAtcaag GTGTCGGGCAGGAAGAGTCCTGACCAGTGCTGTCGTCCTGAGAAGGTCCTCAAGAAGGGATACGACAAG GCCTACACTGAGGAACTGGTGGATCTGCACCGCCGACTCATGGACCTGAGGGAACGCAACGTCcttcagcag ATCGTCAATCTGATCGAGGAGACGGGCCACTTCAACGTCACCAACACAACCTTTGACTTTGACCTTTTCTCATTGGACGAATCGACTGTCCGTAAACTACAGCGCTACCTGGAGGCCACGCCCACGTGA
- the mllt1a gene encoding protein ENL isoform X2, giving the protein MENQCTVQVKLELGHRAQLRKKVTSEGFTHDWMVFVRGPETGDIQHFVEKVVFRLHESFPKPKRVCKEPPYKVEESGYAGFLMPIEVYFKNKEEPKKVCFNYDLFLNLEGNPPVNHLRCEKLTFNNPTSEFRRKLIKAGGMQVVPEGAEAVSRPSPDYPMLPTIPLSAFSDPKKTKSSHGAKDPSKEGSGGSKGPKPHKLTKEHRERQRKDSESKGVSKGDGERDGATSGSSKSSREPPASSSSSSSTSSKKPSETKTKDEKVLPKAAFKEPKLTLKEAKLEGMSPKGGGGAGAGGGGGGLPPDAKAPSKRPSAVESPKPSVKKQKKSASGSASEPKGGAGGGVFTGTSPRVSSSSVVPPSYTDKKPPKEKGRWAKTKSDAPEVKEPKKIPESDDSNSEDEASSKSEQSAPSSPTNSSSSSDSSSDSDFEPLQKQGQGPLRSMVEDLQSEESDEDDSSSEEETPVKNNPATRDRLSMDSESDSSDGPHRPNRDLAPPPQKHSSSIKVSGRKSPDQCCRPEKVLKKGYDKAYTEELVDLHRRLMDLRERNVLQQIVNLIEETGHFNVTNTTFDFDLFSLDESTVRKLQRYLEATPT; this is encoded by the exons ATGGAGAACCAG TGTACGGTCCAGGTGAAGCTGGAGCTGGGCCATCGAGCGCAGCTGCGTAAGAAGGTGACGTCGGAGGGCTTCACGCACGACTGGATGGTGTTTGTGCGCGGTCCAGAGACGGGGGACATCCAGCACTTTGTGGAGAAGGTCGTCTTCCGGCTGCACGAGAGTTTCCCCAAACCCAAACGAG TCTGTAAGGAGCCGCCCTATAAGGTGGAGGAGTCCGGCTACGCAGGGTTTCTCATGCCCATCGAAGTTTACTTCAAGAACAAG GAAGAGCCAAAGAAGGTGTGCTTCAACTATGACCTCTTCCTGAACCTGGAGGGCAACCCACCTGTCAATCACCTGCGCTGCGAAAAGCTGACCTTCAATAACCCCACCAGTGAATTCCGCCGCAAGCTCATCAAGGCTGGAGGG ATGCAGGTGGTTCCTGAGGGAGCCGAGGCCGTGTCCAGACCCAGTCCCGACTACCCCATGCTGCCCACCATCCCCCTCTCCGCCTTCTCCGACCCCAAGAAAACCAAGAGCTCGCACGGGGCAAAG GACCCCAGTAAAGAGGGAAGTGGTGGGAGCAAAGGGCCCAAGCCCCACAAACTGACCAAGGAGCATCGGGAACGACAGCGCAAGGACTCCGAGAGCAAGGGCGTCTCCAAGGGCGACGGAGAGCGCGACGGCGCAACGAGCGGCAGCAGCAAGAGCTCCCGCGAGCCTCccgcctcctcctcgtcctcctcgtccACCTCGTCCAAGAAGCCCTCCGAGACGAAGACCAAGGATGAGAAGGTCCTGCCCAAGGCCGCCTTCAAGGAGCCCAAGCTCACGCTGAAGGAGGCCAAGCTGGAGGGCATGTCTcccaaggggggggggggcgcggGGGCAggcggtggtgggggggggctcCCGCCCGATGCCAAGGCGCCCAGCAAGCGTCCGTCGGCCGTGGAGTCGCCCAAACCCAGCgtgaagaagcagaagaagagTGCCTCTGGCTCCGCCTCCGAGCCCAAGGGTGGCGCCGGGGGCGGGGTTTTCACCGGCACCTCCCCCcgcgtctcctcctcctcagtagTGCCGCCCTCTTACACGGACAAGAAGCCGCCCAAGGAGAAGGGCCGCTGGGCCAAGACCAAGTCCGACGCACCGGAGGTCAAGGAGCCCAAGAAGATTCCGGAATCGGATGACTCCAACTCAGAGGATGAGGCATCGTCCAAGTCCGAG CAGTCGGCTCCCTCCAGTCCCACCAACTCCAGTTCCAGCTCCGACTCCAGCTCTGACTCAGACTTTGAGCCCCTGCAGAAACAAGGCCAag GTCCTCTGCGGTCCATGGTGGAGGACCTGCAGTCGGAGGAGTCTGATGAGGACGACAGCAGTTCTGAGGAGGAGACGCCTGTGAAGAACAACCCAGCCACccgggacag ATTGAGCATGGACAGTGAGAGTGACAGCAGTGACGGACCACACCGGCCCAACAGGGACCTGGCTCCCCCGCCCCAGAAACACAGCTCCTCCAtcaag GTGTCGGGCAGGAAGAGTCCTGACCAGTGCTGTCGTCCTGAGAAGGTCCTCAAGAAGGGATACGACAAG GCCTACACTGAGGAACTGGTGGATCTGCACCGCCGACTCATGGACCTGAGGGAACGCAACGTCcttcagcag ATCGTCAATCTGATCGAGGAGACGGGCCACTTCAACGTCACCAACACAACCTTTGACTTTGACCTTTTCTCATTGGACGAATCGACTGTCCGTAAACTACAGCGCTACCTGGAGGCCACGCCCACGTGA
- the mllt1a gene encoding protein ENL isoform X3, producing MPIEVYFKNKEEPKKVCFNYDLFLNLEGNPPVNHLRCEKLTFNNPTSEFRRKLIKAGGMQVVPEGAEAVSRPSPDYPMLPTIPLSAFSDPKKTKSSHGAKDPSKEGSGGSKGPKPHKLTKEHRERQRKDSESKGVSKGDGERDGATSGSSKSSREPPASSSSSSSTSSKKPSETKTKDEKVLPKAAFKEPKLTLKEAKLEGMSPKGGGGAGAGGGGGGLPPDAKAPSKRPSAVESPKPSVKKQKKSASGSASEPKGGAGGGVFTGTSPRVSSSSVVPPSYTDKKPPKEKGRWAKTKSDAPEVKEPKKIPESDDSNSEDEASSKSEQQSAPSSPTNSSSSSDSSSDSDFEPLQKQGQGPLRSMVEDLQSEESDEDDSSSEEETPVKNNPATRDRLSMDSESDSSDGPHRPNRDLAPPPQKHSSSIKVSGRKSPDQCCRPEKVLKKGYDKAYTEELVDLHRRLMDLRERNVLQQIVNLIEETGHFNVTNTTFDFDLFSLDESTVRKLQRYLEATPT from the exons ATGCCCATCGAAGTTTACTTCAAGAACAAG GAAGAGCCAAAGAAGGTGTGCTTCAACTATGACCTCTTCCTGAACCTGGAGGGCAACCCACCTGTCAATCACCTGCGCTGCGAAAAGCTGACCTTCAATAACCCCACCAGTGAATTCCGCCGCAAGCTCATCAAGGCTGGAGGG ATGCAGGTGGTTCCTGAGGGAGCCGAGGCCGTGTCCAGACCCAGTCCCGACTACCCCATGCTGCCCACCATCCCCCTCTCCGCCTTCTCCGACCCCAAGAAAACCAAGAGCTCGCACGGGGCAAAG GACCCCAGTAAAGAGGGAAGTGGTGGGAGCAAAGGGCCCAAGCCCCACAAACTGACCAAGGAGCATCGGGAACGACAGCGCAAGGACTCCGAGAGCAAGGGCGTCTCCAAGGGCGACGGAGAGCGCGACGGCGCAACGAGCGGCAGCAGCAAGAGCTCCCGCGAGCCTCccgcctcctcctcgtcctcctcgtccACCTCGTCCAAGAAGCCCTCCGAGACGAAGACCAAGGATGAGAAGGTCCTGCCCAAGGCCGCCTTCAAGGAGCCCAAGCTCACGCTGAAGGAGGCCAAGCTGGAGGGCATGTCTcccaaggggggggggggcgcggGGGCAggcggtggtgggggggggctcCCGCCCGATGCCAAGGCGCCCAGCAAGCGTCCGTCGGCCGTGGAGTCGCCCAAACCCAGCgtgaagaagcagaagaagagTGCCTCTGGCTCCGCCTCCGAGCCCAAGGGTGGCGCCGGGGGCGGGGTTTTCACCGGCACCTCCCCCcgcgtctcctcctcctcagtagTGCCGCCCTCTTACACGGACAAGAAGCCGCCCAAGGAGAAGGGCCGCTGGGCCAAGACCAAGTCCGACGCACCGGAGGTCAAGGAGCCCAAGAAGATTCCGGAATCGGATGACTCCAACTCAGAGGATGAGGCATCGTCCAAGTCCGAG CAGCAGTCGGCTCCCTCCAGTCCCACCAACTCCAGTTCCAGCTCCGACTCCAGCTCTGACTCAGACTTTGAGCCCCTGCAGAAACAAGGCCAag GTCCTCTGCGGTCCATGGTGGAGGACCTGCAGTCGGAGGAGTCTGATGAGGACGACAGCAGTTCTGAGGAGGAGACGCCTGTGAAGAACAACCCAGCCACccgggacag ATTGAGCATGGACAGTGAGAGTGACAGCAGTGACGGACCACACCGGCCCAACAGGGACCTGGCTCCCCCGCCCCAGAAACACAGCTCCTCCAtcaag GTGTCGGGCAGGAAGAGTCCTGACCAGTGCTGTCGTCCTGAGAAGGTCCTCAAGAAGGGATACGACAAG GCCTACACTGAGGAACTGGTGGATCTGCACCGCCGACTCATGGACCTGAGGGAACGCAACGTCcttcagcag ATCGTCAATCTGATCGAGGAGACGGGCCACTTCAACGTCACCAACACAACCTTTGACTTTGACCTTTTCTCATTGGACGAATCGACTGTCCGTAAACTACAGCGCTACCTGGAGGCCACGCCCACGTGA